In Tachypleus tridentatus isolate NWPU-2018 chromosome 7, ASM421037v1, whole genome shotgun sequence, a genomic segment contains:
- the LOC143257941 gene encoding U-scoloptoxin(01)-Er1a-like, producing the protein MWRHIAVIALSCAALVIVYGKTLRRVKRWEEFPEVEFTFDCNNRAVGFYADLEFDCKIFHMCDVYGRRVPHICPNNTMFNQQYRVCDWSYSVDCSEAPNWYYLNDITYEKPPPENL; encoded by the exons ATGTGGCGCCACATAGCAGTCATTGCTCTTTCATGTGCAG CTCTTGTGATTGTTTACGGAAAAACGCTCAGGAGA GTAAAGCGATGGGAGGAGTTCCCTGAGGTAGAGTTTACGTTCGATTGTAACAACCGAGCAGTAGGGTTTTATGCTGACCTGGAGTTTGattgcaaaatatttcacatgTGTGATGTATATGGTCGTAGAGTGCCTCACATATGTCCTAACAACACCATGTTTAATCAGCAGTACAGGGTGTGTGACTGGAGCTACAGCGTTGACTGCAGTGAAGCCCCTAACTGGTACTACCTGAACGATATAACGTACGAAAAACCCCCTCCAGAGAATCTGTAA